The following coding sequences are from one Anguilla rostrata isolate EN2019 chromosome 16, ASM1855537v3, whole genome shotgun sequence window:
- the def8 gene encoding differentially expressed in FDCP 8 homolog isoform X3, with protein MDLGLAEDHFSRPVGSFVASDIEQLKQAIEECKRLILELPEHSERQKDTVVKLIHLRLKLQELQDPEEDEPNLRVLLEHRFSKEKSKSVKQTCDKCSTIIWGLIQTWYTCTGCYYRCHSKCMNLITKPCVRSKVSHQSEYELSICPEIGLDRQDYRCAECRTPVSLRGVPSEARQCDYTGQYYCTSCHWNDTAVVPARVIHNWEFEPRKVCRSSMRYLALMMPRPVLKLREINPLLFNFVEELVEIRKLRQDILLMKPYFITCKEAMEARLLLQLHDRQHFVENDDMYSLQDLIDISSGRLSCSLTEIHTTFAKHIKLDCERCQAKGFVCELCKEGDVLFPFDSHTSVCHDCSAVFHRDCYYDNSTTCPRCTRMTERKHDPGNPQVA; from the exons ATGGACCTGGGGCTGGCTGAGGACCACTTCTCCAGGCCTGTG GGCTCCTTCGTGGCCTCGGACATcgagcagctgaagcaggccATCGAGGAGTGCAAGCGGCTGATCCTGGAGCTGCCCGAGCACTCTGAGCGACAGAAGGACACCGTGGTCAAGCTCATCCACCTTCGGCTcaagctgcaggagctgcag GACCCAGAGGAGGATGAGCCCAATCTGAGAGTCCTTCTGGAGCACCGCTTCTCCAAGGAGAAGAGCAAGAGCGTGAAGCAGACCTGTGACAAGTGCAGCACCatcatctggggcctcattcaGACCTggtacacctgcacag gTTGTTACTACCGTTGTCATAGCAAATGCATGAACCTCATCACCAAGCCCTgtgtgaggtcaaaggtcagccatCAGTCTGAGTATGAACTGAGTATCTGCCCTGAGATCGGGCTGGACAGACAGGATTACAGGTGTGCAGAATGTCGGACACCTGTGTCACTGA GAGGCGTGCCCAGCGAGGCCCGGCAGTGTGACTACACTGGACAGTACTACTGCACCAGCTGCCACTGGAACGACACGGCCGTCGTCCCGGCGCGTGTCATACACAACTGGGAGTTTGAGCCGCGGAAG GTGTGCCGCTCCTCCATGCGTTACCTGGCTCTCATGATGCCCAGACCCGTGCTGAAGCTCCGCGAGATCAACCCGCTGCTCTTCAACTTTGTGGAAGAGCTGGTGGAGATCCGG AAACTGCGTCAGGACATCCTTCTGATGAAACCCTATTTCATCACCTGTAAGGAGGCCATGGAGGCCAGGCTACTGTTACAG CTGCATGACCGGCAGCACTTTGTGGAGAACGACGACATGTACTCTCTCCAGGATCTGATTGACATCTCCAGCGGCCGCCTCAGCTGCTCCCTGACCGAGATCCACACCACCTTCGCCAAGCACATCAAACTGGACTGTGAG AGGTGCCAAGCGAAAGGCTTTGTGTGCGAGCTGTGTAAGGAAGGAGACGTGCTCTTCCCCTTTGACAGCCACACCTCTGTGTGCCATGACTGCTCGGCTGTCTTCCACAG GGACTGTTACTATGACAACTCCACTACGTGTCCACGGTGCACAAGGATGACTGAACGCAAACACGATCCAGGAAACCCCCAAGTGGCTTGA
- the def8 gene encoding differentially expressed in FDCP 8 homolog isoform X1 — MEYDEKLARFRQAHVNPFNRGEEESAREDKNVPEHEVRPELFSETKAQTVDRTMDLGLAEDHFSRPVGSFVASDIEQLKQAIEECKRLILELPEHSERQKDTVVKLIHLRLKLQELQDPEEDEPNLRVLLEHRFSKEKSKSVKQTCDKCSTIIWGLIQTWYTCTGCYYRCHSKCMNLITKPCVRSKVSHQSEYELSICPEIGLDRQDYRCAECRTPVSLRGVPSEARQCDYTGQYYCTSCHWNDTAVVPARVIHNWEFEPRKVCRSSMRYLALMMPRPVLKLREINPLLFNFVEELVEIRKLRQDILLMKPYFITCKEAMEARLLLQLHDRQHFVENDDMYSLQDLIDISSGRLSCSLTEIHTTFAKHIKLDCERCQAKGFVCELCKEGDVLFPFDSHTSVCHDCSAVFHRDCYYDNSTTCPRCTRMTERKHDPGNPQVA, encoded by the exons ATGGAATACGATGAGAAACTTGCCCGTTTTCGCCAAGCCCACGTCAACCCCTtcaacagaggagaggaggaaagtgCCAGGGAGGACAAAAATGTCCCTGAACATG AGGTGAGGCCTGAGCTGTTCTCCGAAACCAAAGCACAGACTGTGGACCGGACCATGGACCTGGGGCTGGCTGAGGACCACTTCTCCAGGCCTGTG GGCTCCTTCGTGGCCTCGGACATcgagcagctgaagcaggccATCGAGGAGTGCAAGCGGCTGATCCTGGAGCTGCCCGAGCACTCTGAGCGACAGAAGGACACCGTGGTCAAGCTCATCCACCTTCGGCTcaagctgcaggagctgcag GACCCAGAGGAGGATGAGCCCAATCTGAGAGTCCTTCTGGAGCACCGCTTCTCCAAGGAGAAGAGCAAGAGCGTGAAGCAGACCTGTGACAAGTGCAGCACCatcatctggggcctcattcaGACCTggtacacctgcacag gTTGTTACTACCGTTGTCATAGCAAATGCATGAACCTCATCACCAAGCCCTgtgtgaggtcaaaggtcagccatCAGTCTGAGTATGAACTGAGTATCTGCCCTGAGATCGGGCTGGACAGACAGGATTACAGGTGTGCAGAATGTCGGACACCTGTGTCACTGA GAGGCGTGCCCAGCGAGGCCCGGCAGTGTGACTACACTGGACAGTACTACTGCACCAGCTGCCACTGGAACGACACGGCCGTCGTCCCGGCGCGTGTCATACACAACTGGGAGTTTGAGCCGCGGAAG GTGTGCCGCTCCTCCATGCGTTACCTGGCTCTCATGATGCCCAGACCCGTGCTGAAGCTCCGCGAGATCAACCCGCTGCTCTTCAACTTTGTGGAAGAGCTGGTGGAGATCCGG AAACTGCGTCAGGACATCCTTCTGATGAAACCCTATTTCATCACCTGTAAGGAGGCCATGGAGGCCAGGCTACTGTTACAG CTGCATGACCGGCAGCACTTTGTGGAGAACGACGACATGTACTCTCTCCAGGATCTGATTGACATCTCCAGCGGCCGCCTCAGCTGCTCCCTGACCGAGATCCACACCACCTTCGCCAAGCACATCAAACTGGACTGTGAG AGGTGCCAAGCGAAAGGCTTTGTGTGCGAGCTGTGTAAGGAAGGAGACGTGCTCTTCCCCTTTGACAGCCACACCTCTGTGTGCCATGACTGCTCGGCTGTCTTCCACAG GGACTGTTACTATGACAACTCCACTACGTGTCCACGGTGCACAAGGATGACTGAACGCAAACACGATCCAGGAAACCCCCAAGTGGCTTGA
- the def8 gene encoding differentially expressed in FDCP 8 homolog isoform X2, with protein MLCCEVYAEVRPELFSETKAQTVDRTMDLGLAEDHFSRPVGSFVASDIEQLKQAIEECKRLILELPEHSERQKDTVVKLIHLRLKLQELQDPEEDEPNLRVLLEHRFSKEKSKSVKQTCDKCSTIIWGLIQTWYTCTGCYYRCHSKCMNLITKPCVRSKVSHQSEYELSICPEIGLDRQDYRCAECRTPVSLRGVPSEARQCDYTGQYYCTSCHWNDTAVVPARVIHNWEFEPRKVCRSSMRYLALMMPRPVLKLREINPLLFNFVEELVEIRKLRQDILLMKPYFITCKEAMEARLLLQLHDRQHFVENDDMYSLQDLIDISSGRLSCSLTEIHTTFAKHIKLDCERCQAKGFVCELCKEGDVLFPFDSHTSVCHDCSAVFHRDCYYDNSTTCPRCTRMTERKHDPGNPQVA; from the exons ATGCTGTGCTGCGAGGTGTATGCAG AGGTGAGGCCTGAGCTGTTCTCCGAAACCAAAGCACAGACTGTGGACCGGACCATGGACCTGGGGCTGGCTGAGGACCACTTCTCCAGGCCTGTG GGCTCCTTCGTGGCCTCGGACATcgagcagctgaagcaggccATCGAGGAGTGCAAGCGGCTGATCCTGGAGCTGCCCGAGCACTCTGAGCGACAGAAGGACACCGTGGTCAAGCTCATCCACCTTCGGCTcaagctgcaggagctgcag GACCCAGAGGAGGATGAGCCCAATCTGAGAGTCCTTCTGGAGCACCGCTTCTCCAAGGAGAAGAGCAAGAGCGTGAAGCAGACCTGTGACAAGTGCAGCACCatcatctggggcctcattcaGACCTggtacacctgcacag gTTGTTACTACCGTTGTCATAGCAAATGCATGAACCTCATCACCAAGCCCTgtgtgaggtcaaaggtcagccatCAGTCTGAGTATGAACTGAGTATCTGCCCTGAGATCGGGCTGGACAGACAGGATTACAGGTGTGCAGAATGTCGGACACCTGTGTCACTGA GAGGCGTGCCCAGCGAGGCCCGGCAGTGTGACTACACTGGACAGTACTACTGCACCAGCTGCCACTGGAACGACACGGCCGTCGTCCCGGCGCGTGTCATACACAACTGGGAGTTTGAGCCGCGGAAG GTGTGCCGCTCCTCCATGCGTTACCTGGCTCTCATGATGCCCAGACCCGTGCTGAAGCTCCGCGAGATCAACCCGCTGCTCTTCAACTTTGTGGAAGAGCTGGTGGAGATCCGG AAACTGCGTCAGGACATCCTTCTGATGAAACCCTATTTCATCACCTGTAAGGAGGCCATGGAGGCCAGGCTACTGTTACAG CTGCATGACCGGCAGCACTTTGTGGAGAACGACGACATGTACTCTCTCCAGGATCTGATTGACATCTCCAGCGGCCGCCTCAGCTGCTCCCTGACCGAGATCCACACCACCTTCGCCAAGCACATCAAACTGGACTGTGAG AGGTGCCAAGCGAAAGGCTTTGTGTGCGAGCTGTGTAAGGAAGGAGACGTGCTCTTCCCCTTTGACAGCCACACCTCTGTGTGCCATGACTGCTCGGCTGTCTTCCACAG GGACTGTTACTATGACAACTCCACTACGTGTCCACGGTGCACAAGGATGACTGAACGCAAACACGATCCAGGAAACCCCCAAGTGGCTTGA
- the LOC135241485 gene encoding tubulin beta-3 chain produces MREIVHIQAGQCGNQIGAKFWEVISDEHGIDPTGNYVGDSDLQLERISVYYNEASSSKYVPRAILVDLEPGTMDSVRSGAFGHLFRPDNFIFGQSGAGNNWAKGHYTEGAELVDSVLDVVRKECENCDCLQGFQLTHSLGGGTGSGMGTLLISKVREEYPDRIMNTFSVVPSPKVSDTVVEPYNATLSIHQLVENTDETYCIDNEALYDICFRTLKLATPTYGDLNHLVSATMSGVTTSLRFPGQLNADLRKLAVNMVPFPRLHFFMPGFAPLTARGSQQYRALTVPELTQQMFDAKNMMAACDPRHGRYLTVATVFRGRMSMKEVDEQMLAIQSKNSSYFVEWIPNNVKVAVCDIPPRGLKMSATFIGNSTAIQELFKRISEQFTAMFRRKAFLHWYTGEGMDEMEFTEAESNMNDLVSEYQQYQDATAEEEGEMYEDDDEESEIQGQK; encoded by the exons TTCTGGGAAGTGATCAGTGATGAACACGGCATCGACCCCACCGGAAACTACGTAGgagactctgacctgcagctggAGAGGATCAGCGTCTATTACAACGAGGCGTCCT CCTCCAAGTATGTGCCCAGAGCCATCTTGGTGGACCTGGAGCCTGGGACCATGGACAGTGTTCGCTCTGGAGCCTTTGGCCATCTGTTCAGACCAGACAACTTCATCTTTG GCCAGAGTGGAGCAGGGAACAACTGGGCCAAGGGCCACTACACAGAAGGGGCGGAGCTGGTGGACTCTGTACTGGACGTGGTGAGGAAGGAGTGTGAGAACTGTGACTGCCTGCAGGGCTTCCAGCTCACCCACTCCCTGGGCGGGGGCACCGGCTCTGGCATGGGCACCCTGCTCATCAGCAAAGTGCGAGAGGAGTACCCCGACCGCATCATGAACACCTTCAGCGTGGTGCCTTCCCCGAAGGTGTCCGACACGGTGGTGGAGCCTTACAATGCCACCCTGTCCATCCACCAGCTGGTGGAAAACACAGATGAGACCTACTGCATCGACAATGAGGCGCTCTACGACATCTGCTTCCGCACCCTCAagctggccacgcccacttACGGGGACTTGAACCACCTGGTGTCGGCCACCATGAGCGGTGTGACCACCTCCCTCAGGTTCCCTGGGCAACTCAACGCCGACCTGCGCAAGCTGGCCGTCAACATGGTGCCCTTCCCCCGCCTGCACTTCTTCATGCCAGGCTTCGCCCCCCTTACAGCCCGCGGGAGCCAGCAGTACCGCGCCCTCACAGTGCCCGAGCTCACCCAGCAGATGTTCGACGCCAAGAACATGATGGCCGCCTGCGACCCCCGCCACGGCCGGTACCTCACCGTGGCAACAGTCTTCAGGGGACGCATGTCCATGAAGGAGGTGGACGAGCAGATGCTGGCCATCCAGAGCAAGAACAGCAGCTACTTTGTGGAATGGATCCCCAACAACGTGAAGGTGGCCGTGTGCGACATCCCTCCCCGCGGGCTCAAGATGTCCGCCACCTTCATCGGCAACAGCACGGCCATCCAGGAGCTCTTCAAGCGCATCTCGGAGCAGTTCACCGCCATGTTCCGCCGCAAGGCCTTCCTGCACTGGTACACGGGCGAGGGCATGGACGAGATGGAGTTCACCGAGGCCGAGAGCAACATGAACGACCTGGTGTCCGAGTACCAGCAGTACCAGGACGCCACCGCcgaggaggaaggggagatgTACGAAGACGACGATGAGGAGTCGGAGATCCAGGGCCAAAAGTGA